Proteins encoded in a region of the Candidozyma auris chromosome 7, complete sequence genome:
- the DFG16 gene encoding Dfg16p: MGNYSVYFLSNNNGIQTNCSVYSLTSGSLRFQEYFTGGWSGNITSGFLPAYYVTNCSIPDLQQQIANISFNETDLERWLRDYHNNPYNVADNGDAFVALLFMISGSCVSCWMLILLFLLSPKYKRKPIMTQIATGVYSIVLTILLAQVTLSARKEYYKDCLDMIHILSLVNDKQKYPIALIISQFLTCLAFFQLVVKMTKQRYKFYNGLIGACLIVMYIIVDAVDLGMSRNYFERMAHKQNEFRAIFTVVLKLLFMIWICITLGYHTFKGTASSPRQVSYSRRLLPLAVFTWFMLGLHIIITILIASLWENKWLVTSWITFLPYLLEMYILTTAWEWFYSIRDLESRLELISMLGRKISLDDVMTFSNAYFSKPMSFLNWLSTLWNMIRCKTVPVDNDAKDMATSTFSESTSTAVNHSPPGTSNATRDQDIDLGEAHVGQARNTLYFDSVGNEQDDDDNDHDDDSDGEGYEVHYVEDDDVWEQARAQNSNLPTSQTNDTQEMTQEGPYSRQDDVLGTQTHDDYNDNDDTNNDASLPPFQPLPGFSRDDYWDEK; encoded by the coding sequence ATGGGCAACTATTCCGTGTATTTCCTTCTGAACAATAACGGGATCCAGACAAACTGCTCGGTGTACTCCTTGACCTCGGGCTCGCTACGATTCCAGGAGTACTTCACCGGCGGGTGGCTGGGGAACATCACGCTGGGTTTTCTCCCGGCGTACTACGTGACCAACTGCTCGATTCCCGATCTCCAGCAGCAGATCGCCAACATCCTGTTCAACGAGACAGACTTGGAACGATGGCTACGGGATTACCACAACAACCCTTATAACGTTGCAGACAACGGCGACGCCTTTGTGGCTTTGCTCTTTATGATTCTGGGACTGTGTGTCCTGTGCTGGATGCTCATTCTCTTGTTTTTGCTTTCCCCAAAGTATAAGCGGAAGCCGATAATGACACAGATTGCTACGGGCGTCTACTCCATTGTCCTTACCATCCTTTTGGCCCAGGTGACCTTGCTGGCCCGCAAAGAGTACTACAAAGACTGCTTGGACATGATCCATATTCTCTCGCTCGTGAACGATAAGCAAAAGTACCCGATTGCCTTGATCATTCTGCAGTTCCTCACATGCTTGGCCTTCTTCCAGCTTGTAGTGAAGATGACCAAGCAGCGATACAAGTTCTACAACGGCCTTATTGGTGCCTGCCTAATTGTAATGTACATTATAGTCGATGCAGTGGACTTGGGCATGCTGAGAAACTATTTTGAGCGCATGGCTCATAAACAAAACGAGTTCAGAGCTATCTTCACCGTGGTACTCAAGCTCTTATTCATGATCTGGATATGCATCACCCTTGGTTACCACACATTCAAAGGAACTGCCTCCAGCCCTAGACAAGTGTCTTACTCAAGAAGACTATTGCCATTGGCAGTGTTCACATGGTTTATGCTTGGTCTccacatcatcatcactatTTTGATTGCGAGCTTGTGGGAGAACAAATGGCTTGTCACATCATGGATAACATTCTTGCCTTATCTCCTCGAAATGTACATTCTCACCACCGCGTGGGAATGGTTCTACTCCATTCGCGACTTGGAGCTGAGACTTGAGCTTATTTCCATGCTTGGAAGGAAGATTTCGTTGGATGATGTCATGACTTTTAGCAACGCATACTTCTCGAAGCCAATGTCGTTCCTCAATTGGCTCTCGACACTTTGGAACATGATAAGATGTAAGACTGTGCCCGTTGACAACGATGCGAAGGACATGGCCACGAGCACATTCAGTGAGTCCACTTCGACTGCAGTGAACCACTCGCCCCCGGGTACGCTGAATGCTACAAGAGACCAAGATATTGATCTCGGTGAGGCCCATGTGGGCCAAGCTCGTAACACACTATACTTTGACAGTGTTGGAAACGAGCAagatgacgacgacaaTGATCACGACGACGACAGTGATGGTGAAGGCTATGAAGTTCACTacgttgaagatgacgatgtTTGGGAGCAAGCCAGAGCACAAAATTCTAACCTACCCACCTCACAAACAAATGACACTCAAGAAATGACCCAAGAGGGGCCTTACTCTAGACAAGATGATGTACTTGGCACACAAACTCACGATGACTACAATGATAATGATGACACGAATAATGACGCCTCTCTCCCACCGTTCCAGCCGCTTCCTGGATTCAGCAGAGACGACTACTGGGATGAGAAATAA